One stretch of Xiphophorus hellerii strain 12219 chromosome 21, Xiphophorus_hellerii-4.1, whole genome shotgun sequence DNA includes these proteins:
- the insig1 gene encoding insulin-induced gene 1 protein — MSRRGGFCLNQTLKPSREQEQKCQMPRLEDHCWSCSCSPKAETKHSSGANWFASKAEEMMSIITAMLGSAYGSLHDVRTANLIRRGLVLFTVGAFLALVLNLLQIQRNVTLFPEEVMTTLLSSAWWIPPCCGTGAAVIGLLYPCLDSHLGEPHKFKREWASVMRCIAVFVGINHASVKLDFANNVQLSLTLAALSLGLWWTFDRSRSGFGLGITTAFLATVITQLLVYNGVYQYTSPDFLYVRSWLPCIFFSGGVTVGNIGRQLAMGGVEKPHMD; from the exons ATGAGCAGGCGTGGAGGTTTCTGTTTGAATCAGACTCTGAAACCGTCTAGAGAGCAAG AGCAAAAGTGCCAAATGCCCAGACTAGAGGACCACTGCTGGAGCTGCTCTTGTTCACCGAAGGCTGAAACCAAGCATTCGTCCGGAGCGAACTGGTTCGCTTCCAAAGCTGAAGAGATGATGTCCATCATCACCGCGATGCTTGGCAGCGCCTACGGCTCCCTGCACGACGTCCGCACCGCCAACCTCATCCGAAGGGGTCTGGTCCTCTTCACAGTGGGGGCATTTCTGGCGCTGGTGCTCAACTTGCTGCAGATACAGAGAAATGTCACTCTGTTTCCCGAAGAGGTGATGACAACTCTGTTGTCATCTGCCTGGTGGATCCCGCCATGCTGCGGGACAGGAGCTG ctgtTATCGGCCTTCTCTATCCCTGCCTCGACAGCCATTTGGGGGAGCCGCACAAGTTCAAGAGAGAGTGGGCCAGTGTAATGAGATGTATCGCAGTGTTTGTCGGAATCAACCACGCAAGTGTT AAACTAGATTTCGCAAACAATGTGCAGCTCTCCCTGACCCTGGCTGCCTTATCTTTGGGCCTGTGGTGGACGTTTGACCGCTCCAGAAGTGGCTTTGGCTTGGGCATCACCACCGCCTTCCTGGCTACCGTCATCACACAGCTGCTGGTCTACAACGGAGTTTATCA GTACACATCTCCAGACTTCCTGTATGTGCGCTCCTGGCTCCCCTGCATATTCTTCTCAGGCGGTGTCACTGTGGGTAACATCGGACGGCAACTGGCCATG GGTGGCGTTGAGAAACCCCACATGGACTGA
- the en2a gene encoding homeobox protein engrailed-2a, giving the protein MEENDHGNRDAVERQESADESNRAILPLLQAPGNLQIPHRVTNFFIDNILRPDFGRKKDVDAHLDESSPASRESRGSPAAPQTEPVGSTVPAEGTSTPHTVTGPKKPAKAAEESLKQSGESGDQCLSSDSDSSQASSNPSMSQPMLWPAWVYCTRYSDRPSSGPRSRKPKKKTTSKEDKRPRTAFTAEQLQRLKSEFQTNRYLTEQRRQNLAQELGLNESQIKIWFQNKRAKIKKASGTKNSLALHLMAQGLYNHATVTSKDEKSDSD; this is encoded by the exons ATGGAAGAAAATGATCACGGCAACAGAGATGCGGTGGAGCGACAGGAGTCCGCGGATGAATCCAATAGAGCCATCCTCCCCCTGCTACAGGCGCCGGGGAACCTGCAGATCCCGCACCGGGTTACCAATTTTTTCATCGACAACATCCTCCGGCCGGACTTCGGACGCAAGAAGGACGTGGACGCTCACCTCGATGAGAGCAGCCCAGCGTCGCGGGAGAGCCGCGGCAGCCCCGCCGCCCCTCAGACTGAGCCGGTGGGCAGCACTGTGCCAGCGGAGGGGACCTCCACTCCACACACAGTCACCGGGCCCAAGAAGCCCGCGAAAGCCGCCGAGGAGTCCCTGAAACAGAGCGGGGAGAGCGGAGACCAGTGCCTAAGCTCAGACTCAGACAGTTCCCAAGCCAGTTCCAACCCATCCATGTCGCAGCCCATGTTGTGGCCAGCCTGGGTCTACTGCACCAGATACTCGGACAGGCCTTCGTCAG GGCCAAGATCTCGCAAACCAAAGAAGAAAACGACCAGCAAAGAGGACAAGCGACCACGGACGGCCTTCACAgcagagcagctgcagagacTAAAGTCGGAGTTCCAGACCAACCGGTACCTGACGGAGCAGAGGCGGCAGAATCTGGCGCAGGAGCTGGGTCTGAACGAATCCCAGATCAAGATCTGGTTCCAGAACAAAAGGGCCAAGATCAAAAAGGCCAGCGGCACCAAGAACAGTTTGGCCTTGCACCTGATGGCGCAGGGACTCTACAATCACGCCACCGTCACGTCGAAAGACGAGAAATCAGACAGCGATTGA